A window of Vibrio gazogenes genomic DNA:
ATATCAATTGTGGCAACTGGAGAATTATTGAGGCTATCCAAAATAACGTCTAAACTTGAGCCACTCTCTGTTGCTGCTCGTAGTTTTAACTCTTGAGCACCGTTGCCAAAGTTGACACCAGATACTTTTATCCAATCCCCCGTACCCATCATGATATTCAAGGTACCATCAGAGGCGTTCTCAGTTTCTATGCCATTTTCTTCATCAAACATCTCCGCCTGATTGATATTAAATGCATTGACAGTTTTAAGTTGTGGTGCGCCAGCGCGTCCGGCGTTCACTTGTTTTATGGTACCGTCAGCGTTGTACTCTAAAAGGTCAACATTGATTGAACGCTGAAAAGTACTCGCGCCACGTGCGTTAGCCACAGCCCGATTATGATAAAAAATGTAACTTTTACCTTTATAGTCAATAATTGAAGCATGATTGTTATTTGAGTTATTTTCCCATGGATTGGGCAAAACCGTACCTCGGTAGGTAAATCCTGTAGTCGGATTATTACTGGTCATATAATTAATTTTCATGCCCGAACTGGTATCGGAAGAATATGATAAGTAATAAGTGCCGTTATGCTTATGCATATAAAGCGCTTCAAAGAAGTTGGGGACATTGAGGGATATGGCACTGCCACTGGTGCTAATCATGTCATCATTTAATTTGATCACACGGGCATTCCCCTCACCACCGCCACCAAAATACAAATAGGCTTGACCATCATCATCAATAAACACGCTGGGATCAAAGATCCACTGCACACTGCCATTTGGTGTACTGCCATCTACCAAAGGATGACCGAGTGGATCGACATAAGGACCTTCCGGACTATCAGCAACGGCCACACCAATTGAACCGCCACCATCAGGAAAATATAAATAGTATTTTCCATTACGCTCGATAAAATCAGGGGCGTAAGCCAAATTGGCCCAGTTCGTATTCGTTTTAGAATTCCAAATAATGCCGTGATCTTGCCAGTTCACCATGTCATCGGAAGAAAATAAATAGTAATCTTGCAATTGGCTATAATCGGTTTGAGTATCCTGATCGTGCGTGGTCACTACATAGACCCGCCCATTAAAAACACGGGCGGCAGGATCAGCCGTATAAACATGTGATACAACAGGATTCGCTGCAAGCACAGTTTCAGGTACAGTAACACTGCTTGCAAGTACTCCAAGAACAATGGCTGCCGATGCCTTGGCATACACCTTCTTAGAGAGACACTTTATATTCATCGTGTATTCCTTTTATAAAGTAATAATATCCTATTAGCTCGGATTAGATGTTGTGATGTTTCTCGATTAAGAGACTTAATTAAAATAAGGTCACTCGATTGTTATCAGATTGAAAAAATAATGATCGCCAGTCAATTATGTCGCTTAATTGAAGAATTTTAGAGTGGTTACCTTGACTATTTTGTCAAATGACAACCGACTTTTTGACGCTAGTCTAAAATGTAGTGTTTAACTTTGAGAGTGCAATATTCATAATTTGTTTATCGATTATGTTTTTTATTATCTTTGATCTCTACCACTAATCACAGACACATGAATAAGTAAGTACACAATAACGATTGAGACACTTGTCACAATAAAAATTGCAAAACAAATACAACTGAATTTAAAAGAAACAAACCACTCTTTTCATTACAAAAATCGGTATTACTGCCACTAATAGAGATTTAGATATTCATGAATTTCAAGTTGATGAATGATGAAATAAATACCAGAAAAATAAAAGTGAGATCCAACGTGGGTCTTTTACTTTTATAAATAATTTAATTATCAATAATAAACGTAGCGGTTTTAATTTCAGCCTCCGAATAAATAACATTGAAATATTTCTAGTGCCGAAAATTTAATTCAGGGCACACAATATAATGCGCTCTGAATTGACTTATTTACACAACGCGTGCTGAATGCTGCAATAATTGATGATACTCCTTAGGCAATCCACCATCATGGGAGTCGTTTTGCCGTTTGATTCGCCGAAAAAATGAGTCCGCGAGCAGGTGAGCTGCCCTCAATCATTCATCCAACACTTCACGAGTGATGCTGATTATTGACTCGTCCCCTGTTTCGATATTGTCTTCGACATATTGAAACCCGTTACGGCAAAGCCAACCTCTTTATACAACTTTAATGCGCGTTCATTATGATACGCGACTCTTAACTTTATTTGATTGATGTCGGCTGATTGAAGCTGTTTTTCTAACGCGGATATGGCTTGCCGGCCGAAACCTCGGCTTCTATGCTCTGGCGCGATAAAGAAATCGTAGATAAACGTTGAACTGTCGTTGTGATTAACGGAATGCCATAGGTAACCGACTAAACGTTGTTCCCCTTCAACTTCCGCATCAATACATAGCAGTGAATGTTCTGTGTTTTCCAGACCATTTGGAAAATGACGATGCAAATCTTTTTCCGCCAGCTCAATTGCCAACGCTATTGAATGACCGTAATTCGCAGCGATTTCCTGACTATAGTCATCAATAAAATACTGACAGAATGCTGGATATTCTTCTTGTCTCATCTCTCTGAGTACAACCATTTCTCTTCCTTTTTATACGATGAATTTGAATCGCAACATAACACCTAATTTAAGGTGTGAGACACACCATACCGATACAACGATTTATACAGCACCCTGCTCGAAGGCTAAAATATTCTCAAATGCTATTTTGAAGTACAGCTCATAACTATTTTGTTCAACGTATCCAAGATGAGGCGTTGCCGTTACGTTGGGTAATGAAAGTAAGGGTTCGTTACTTGAAGATGCAGGCTCATGATCAAACACATCGATGGCTGCTCGCTTCGTCGGAACGGAGACAAGCTCATGATAAAGTGCCGAGGTTTCGACAAGTTCTGAACGACTGGTATTGAGAAACAGAGAATCTGGTTTCATAAGACGAAGATCCTCGGCCGAAACACATGCTCTCGTTGCGTGATTTAAACGTAAGTGTAGTGACACTATATCTGAGGTAGAGAAAAACGCTTGTTTTGACGCCGCAGCTTCAAAACCATGCTCGATAGCTAAATTTCTAGATTCAATACTCCCCCAAACGACAACTGTCATTTCAAACGCTCTTGCATATTGAGCAATGCGTTGTCCTATTTTCCCATAACCCCAAATACCGAGTTTCAGCCCCTTTAAAGTACGACCTAAGCCAAGTACGCCGGAGTCCTGCCATCGGTTATTTTGGAGGTTGGAAACATATGTTGGAATATGACGACTGGCTGCCATGAGCAAAGCCCAACACAACTCTGAAGGCGCGATTGGAGAGCCGCGACCTTCCAGTACTTTCACGCCGTGTTTCTCACACAAACGAACATCAATATGATTGCTGACTTTACCCGTTTGACTGATAACCTGTAGCCGTGGCAACTGAGACAGTAGTGATTCGGTGATGGCGGTGCGCTCTCGGATTAACACGAGAGCCTCAGTATCGATAAGCTTGGTGACTAACTCTGCCTCCGGGAGTGTTGCATTGAGGATCGTGACATCGTGCGCTGACAATAATTCGAAACAATCCAGAGTTTTGACCACGTCCTGATAGTCATCCAATACCGTTATTTTCATTCAACTCTCCTTGTTTTTATAACGTCTGCAATTTCTGCAACTAAAGTGGGTCACAGTGAACTGGTAAAGCATAACGAACACGTGACCCAAACCGCTGAGTATAACGTATCACCTTGATTTATATTGCCATATCATTCGATATTGCGAGTTGAACCGCCCTTGCAGCATGAATTTCAGTCGTGTCATACAATGGTACTTGTGTATGTCCTTGTTGAATCAGTAGCGCGATTTCAGTACAACCAAGTATCACAGCCTCGGCACCCTGATCATGTAAACTGTTTACAATATTCAAATACTGTTCTCTTGATTCAGTGCAAATTATCCCCCGACACAATTGATCATAAATGATGTCGTGAACAACGGTTTGATCGTGGGTGTTAGGAACAATCACATCAATCCCAAACTTATCAACTAAGCGGCTTTTATAGAAATCCTGCTCCATTGTGAAGCGAGTACCAAGTAACCCAACTTTCTTAACGCCGTCAGCAACCAATTTATCGGCCGTTGCATCGGCAATATGAAGAATTGGGATAGAAATTTCAGCCTCAATTTCCGGAACAACTTTATGCATTGTATTTGTGCAAATCATTAAAAAATCAGCACCGCCAGCTTCAACTGACTTTGCTGCATTCGATAAAATCAATGCCGTTTCATCCCATTTGCCTTCATGTTGTAGCTTTTCAATTTCATCGAAATCAACACTATATAAGCAAATTTTTGCAGAATGTAGGCCACCAAGTTCAGACTTAACACCTTCATTGATTGCCTTATAATAGCTGACGGTTGATTCCCAACTCATCCCACCTAACATTCCAATTGTTTTCATGTTGTACTCCATCATTTAAGCGGTGCCCGCAAATAGGCCGCCAATTTGGAGCAACAGCGGAAAATTGGTCGGCTTGATTCACCGGTTATATTTATCTTGCTAAATCGATCCACTGACCTTGCGTGAGCTCACCTAGATGTTGTGGATTAAGTTTAAACACAGAATTCGGCGTACCCGCCGCCGCCCAAATTTCTGTATATTGGTGTAGATCTTTATCTAGGAGGGTTTGAATCTTCTCATTATGTGCCACTGGAGGAACCCCTCCGATAGCGTAGCCCACTTTATCTCGTACAAACGATGCATCTGCTTTTTCCAATGCAATCCCTGTTGCTTCTTTAACCTTGTCGGTGCAAACCATGTTAGAGCCTGATGCGACAACCAAAACCGGCGCCCCCGTTTCACCATGTTTAAAAATTAACGATTTAGCGATTTGGGAAACCGTACAGCCAATTGCCTCGGCTGCATCTTTCGCCGTTCGAGTTGAACTAGGCATTTGCTGAACAACAAAATCCTGCCCATGCTGAGACAAAAAAGCTTGTACTTTCAATGATGAAGCTTTCAGTTCCGTTGACATAATTCCTCCATATGCTGGCTAAGTTGACGATAAACATAACACCCGCATTTGCGGTTGGTTTGAAGCGCAGCGGAAAACCAATCCGACAACGAGCGAATGACACTTAAGCAATTCGTATGTGGTTTGACTTATCCCAATTTTTTGGCAACAAGAAAAAACAATGGATACGAGACTTCAACACCCACTTCGTTTTCTTTCCAAATTTCATAGAATGGCTCCACTCGTTCAACGTGAAAGCCAGAATACTCGGCAATTCCCTTTAACGCTGAAACATCAAACCCATTGTGCCCAGTAAATTCAGGATGGTTTTTATGAAACGACCCATTTTCTTTATAAAGATCCGCAATGACCAAAGTCCCTCTGAGGTCTAACGCATGATATGCCCGCGAGAAAAAACTTTGAACATCGGGAATATGATGCAGCGTCATTAAAGTAACAATGGCTGAATGCTTTGAATTTAACTCCGATAAACATTCGATGTGGTGGGTATGAATATTGTCTAAGTTAGCTGTAGAAATTTTGGTTTTAGCAACCTCTAACATTTTTTCTGATGAATCAGCCAAATGTACGGTAGCAAACGTATTTCGAAGCTGGACACCAAGCAAACCGGTACCACTGCCAAAATCAACAACACTATTATAAGATTCGAAATCAATTTCCTTAACTTTCGCTGCCATCGCTCCTGCACGTTCAATTTTCATAGGATTGTCATCCCATGCACTTGCTACCGAATCGAAATAATTACTCATAGAATTCTTTCCTTGTCCCGATGCTTAGAAAACCACATAACAGTTATTAGACAGCATCCTGTCGTATAACTTACCTACATCATTCTGTATAACATCACATCTGAATGTAAAGATTTTTATATATGTTACTGAGAATACGAGTGAAATGATGAATAAAAAGCGGGGTGACGTAGACATTACAGCGCAGGACTATCTAGTTCTTTCAGCGCACAGGGCGATAACCTCCGGCATTAGCCCGCACTCTAGACCTGGAAACCCTTTTAAAAATTAACCGGATTTCTGGTAACCCAAGGTCGCCCACACACTTATATTAAACAACCATTTCAAAAGATGATGCTTCATGAATATAATTAATTATATCCTTCGTTAGATTTCTCGTTTTCTCATGTTTCATTAAATACTCTCATAGTGTCATATCATTCAGTGCCCCTTGAGGACGTTATTCGTTGTATCTAATTATTCAATTGCTCATGCAACTTTATGGATATTTTTTCCAAAATCTCCTAGTAGTCGTCATAGAACACAAAAACTGAACCATAGTTAGGTTAGGCTATTTAATTACATTTTTTATAATGAACATTAAATAAGATCTAGATCAAACTTTTAACTTTAATCCTGTCCATTAAAAATGGACAGATTATGTTATTCATTATATGTGATTTGTATTGCTATGATAGAAATATTGTAGATAGGAACAAGTGGAAAACTACAGGCAGGGAGGTAATATGATTTTATCTAAAAGACAAAAAAATATTCTTGACCATCTCGTTCAAGAGGATAATTTCATTACCGCGAAAGAACTCTCTATAAAATTGAATGTATCTGAAAAAACAATATA
This region includes:
- a CDS encoding GNAT family N-acetyltransferase → MVVLREMRQEEYPAFCQYFIDDYSQEIAANYGHSIALAIELAEKDLHRHFPNGLENTEHSLLCIDAEVEGEQRLVGYLWHSVNHNDSSTFIYDFFIAPEHRSRGFGRQAISALEKQLQSADINQIKLRVAYHNERALKLYKEVGFAVTGFNMSKTISKQGTSQ
- a CDS encoding D-2-hydroxyacid dehydrogenase family protein encodes the protein MKITVLDDYQDVVKTLDCFELLSAHDVTILNATLPEAELVTKLIDTEALVLIRERTAITESLLSQLPRLQVISQTGKVSNHIDVRLCEKHGVKVLEGRGSPIAPSELCWALLMAASRHIPTYVSNLQNNRWQDSGVLGLGRTLKGLKLGIWGYGKIGQRIAQYARAFEMTVVVWGSIESRNLAIEHGFEAAASKQAFFSTSDIVSLHLRLNHATRACVSAEDLRLMKPDSLFLNTSRSELVETSALYHELVSVPTKRAAIDVFDHEPASSSNEPLLSLPNVTATPHLGYVEQNSYELYFKIAFENILAFEQGAV
- a CDS encoding aspartate/glutamate racemase family protein, producing the protein MKTIGMLGGMSWESTVSYYKAINEGVKSELGGLHSAKICLYSVDFDEIEKLQHEGKWDETALILSNAAKSVEAGGADFLMICTNTMHKVVPEIEAEISIPILHIADATADKLVADGVKKVGLLGTRFTMEQDFYKSRLVDKFGIDVIVPNTHDQTVVHDIIYDQLCRGIICTESREQYLNIVNSLHDQGAEAVILGCTEIALLIQQGHTQVPLYDTTEIHAARAVQLAISNDMAI
- a CDS encoding YbaK/EbsC family protein, yielding MSTELKASSLKVQAFLSQHGQDFVVQQMPSSTRTAKDAAEAIGCTVSQIAKSLIFKHGETGAPVLVVASGSNMVCTDKVKEATGIALEKADASFVRDKVGYAIGGVPPVAHNEKIQTLLDKDLHQYTEIWAAAGTPNSVFKLNPQHLGELTQGQWIDLAR
- a CDS encoding class I SAM-dependent DNA methyltransferase → MSNYFDSVASAWDDNPMKIERAGAMAAKVKEIDFESYNSVVDFGSGTGLLGVQLRNTFATVHLADSSEKMLEVAKTKISTANLDNIHTHHIECLSELNSKHSAIVTLMTLHHIPDVQSFFSRAYHALDLRGTLVIADLYKENGSFHKNHPEFTGHNGFDVSALKGIAEYSGFHVERVEPFYEIWKENEVGVEVSYPLFFLVAKKLG